A genomic region of Ignavibacteria bacterium contains the following coding sequences:
- a CDS encoding peptidase M64: MRKIILIILGFCSLVFSQIKYEDFFIEKTLRFDYYHVGDASSQLIAFDELREEPYWGGPKKNLIDPFNFGNYKYEVYDKATGKLIFSRGYSTLFAEWLTTPEAKKVKRAFHETIVFPYPKKEVILKIYSRDEKNNFKQVFEFEIDPSNPFIKKDKSSKVSYLKFLYNGDPSSKVDIVIIPDGYTKDEMEKFKKDLGKFVNSLFGSSPYRENKNNFNIWAIEAPSEESGTDIPKQNVWKSTVVNTSFYTFDTERYLMTEDNKTLRDLAGNVPYDLIYIMVNTSKYGGGAIYNHYSVCASDNENLEYLIVHEFGHGFAGLGDEYYTSQVSYEEFYKTDVEPWERNLTTLVDFDSKWKNLLDKDTPIPTPPTDEYKNKIGVFEGGGYVPKGVYRPMLDCTMKSRTVDNFCVVCKKTIQEMINFYCEK, from the coding sequence ATGAGAAAAATAATTCTTATCATTTTGGGTTTCTGCTCTCTTGTTTTCTCACAAATTAAATATGAAGATTTTTTCATCGAAAAGACTTTACGATTTGATTACTATCATGTTGGCGATGCAAGTTCGCAATTAATTGCATTCGATGAATTAAGAGAAGAACCCTATTGGGGTGGACCTAAGAAAAATCTAATTGATCCCTTCAATTTTGGAAATTACAAATATGAAGTTTATGACAAAGCAACGGGTAAATTAATTTTTTCACGAGGATATTCTACACTTTTCGCTGAATGGTTAACTACACCAGAGGCAAAAAAAGTTAAGAGAGCTTTCCACGAAACAATTGTTTTCCCTTATCCAAAGAAAGAGGTGATATTAAAAATTTATTCGAGAGATGAGAAAAATAATTTTAAGCAAGTATTTGAATTTGAAATTGATCCATCCAATCCATTTATTAAAAAAGATAAGTCGAGTAAAGTTAGTTATTTAAAATTTCTTTACAACGGAGATCCCTCTTCCAAAGTTGATATAGTTATAATTCCCGATGGTTACACGAAAGATGAGATGGAAAAATTCAAAAAAGACCTCGGAAAATTTGTGAATTCATTATTTGGGTCTTCACCGTATCGTGAAAACAAAAATAATTTTAATATCTGGGCGATTGAAGCACCATCCGAAGAAAGTGGAACCGACATACCAAAACAAAATGTCTGGAAGAGCACAGTAGTTAATACATCATTTTATACATTTGATACAGAAAGATATTTGATGACAGAAGATAACAAGACTTTACGAGATTTAGCGGGCAATGTACCTTACGATTTGATTTACATTATGGTTAATACTTCTAAGTATGGTGGAGGAGCTATTTATAATCATTACTCAGTTTGTGCAAGCGACAATGAAAATCTTGAATACTTAATAGTTCATGAATTTGGTCATGGTTTCGCTGGGCTCGGCGATGAATATTATACATCTCAGGTATCTTATGAAGAATTTTATAAAACTGACGTTGAGCCTTGGGAAAGAAATCTTACTACTCTTGTTGACTTCGACTCAAAATGGAAAAATCTTCTTGATAAAGATACACCAATTCCAACTCCACCAACAGATGAGTATAAAAACAAAATTGGGGTTTTCGAAGGCGGTGGGTATGTCCCAAAAGGAGTTTATCGTCCAATGCTTGATTGCACAATGAAGTCAAGAACTGTTGATAATTTCTGTGTCGTCTGTAAAAAAACAATTCAGGAAATGATTAATTTTTATTGTGAAAAATAA
- a CDS encoding BMC domain-containing protein: protein MERNSIGLIELSSIAAGFQVTDAMLKAAEVELILSRTICSGKYMVLVRGEVAAVQSAVDAGAEAGNFSVIDTFVIPNVHESIFPAIAGTTKVEMLEALGIIESFSVASLIEGADAAVKAANVKLIEVRLAMALGGKAFATLTGEVAAVQSAVDAGAYVIGRKGLLVNKVVIPQPRAELLNEMI, encoded by the coding sequence ATGGAAAGAAATTCAATCGGATTAATTGAATTAAGCAGTATAGCAGCTGGATTTCAAGTTACAGATGCAATGTTGAAAGCAGCTGAGGTTGAGTTGATTTTATCTCGTACAATTTGCTCAGGTAAATATATGGTTTTAGTTCGAGGTGAAGTAGCTGCTGTTCAAAGTGCGGTCGATGCTGGAGCCGAAGCTGGAAATTTCTCTGTGATTGATACCTTTGTAATTCCAAATGTTCATGAGTCAATTTTTCCAGCAATCGCAGGAACGACAAAAGTTGAAATGCTTGAAGCACTTGGAATAATTGAATCATTTTCAGTCGCTTCGTTAATTGAAGGTGCTGATGCTGCAGTGAAGGCTGCCAATGTTAAATTAATCGAAGTCCGTCTCGCAATGGCTCTCGGAGGTAAAGCTTTTGCAACTTTGACGGGTGAAGTCGCTGCAGTTCAAAGCGCTGTTGATGCAGGAGCTTATGTAATTGGTAGAAAAGGATTGCTTGTGAATAAAGTAGTCATTCCGCAACCACGAGCTGAATTATTAAATGAGATGATTTAA
- a CDS encoding site-specific DNA-methyltransferase, which translates to MVLVKHKNVFLSNDRIAIINDDFITSTAVEESSIDLIVTSPPYNVEISYNAYDDNQSCQEYLKFTEEWLRKAFKLLKRDGRFCLNIPLDKNKGGQQSVFADIITIAKKIGFKYHSAIVWNEQNISRRTAWGSWLSASAPYVIAPVEMIAILYKESWKKVSGSQQSDITKEEFVEWTNGVWTFPGESKKRVNHPAPFPVELPKRCIKLFSFVDDLILDPFLGSGSTLIACLQTNRRGIGIEIDKSYCKVAYNRLLQEGNLSQLKLEKLFGT; encoded by the coding sequence ATGGTGTTAGTAAAGCACAAAAATGTATTTTTATCGAACGATAGAATAGCTATCATAAACGATGACTTTATCACTAGTACGGCTGTAGAAGAATCATCTATTGATTTAATCGTTACTTCACCGCCATATAATGTTGAAATAAGTTATAATGCATATGATGATAACCAATCATGTCAAGAATATCTAAAATTTACAGAAGAATGGCTTAGAAAAGCATTTAAATTATTGAAGCGAGATGGAAGATTTTGTTTGAACATTCCTCTTGATAAAAATAAAGGTGGACAACAAAGTGTATTCGCAGATATAATTACAATTGCGAAAAAGATCGGATTTAAATATCATTCTGCAATTGTTTGGAATGAACAGAATATATCACGCAGAACTGCTTGGGGCTCTTGGTTATCAGCATCAGCTCCGTATGTTATTGCTCCAGTTGAAATGATCGCTATTCTTTATAAAGAAAGCTGGAAAAAAGTCAGTGGTAGCCAACAATCAGATATTACTAAAGAAGAATTTGTTGAATGGACAAATGGGGTATGGACTTTCCCTGGTGAAAGCAAAAAAAGAGTTAATCATCCAGCACCTTTTCCTGTAGAATTACCAAAGCGTTGTATCAAATTATTTTCTTTTGTTGATGACTTGATACTTGATCCTTTTTTAGGAAGTGGTTCAACTTTGATTGCCTGTCTACAAACAAATCGAAGAGGGATTGGGATTGAAATTGATAAAAGTTACTGTAAAGTTGCTTATAATCGATTGCTTCAAGAAGGAAATCTTAGTCAATTAAAATTAGAAAAATTGTTTGGAACTTAA
- a CDS encoding mechanosensitive ion channel, whose amino-acid sequence MILLSIHKFLENILRDLILVDISIALFILIGSILFGKVLNFVFRVILRPIFKKTKTTLDDRILELLIKFDNRVFSVLGLYLGSVYFHSRIKNENALKNLISVDTYNFLTGFFEIVYQLLFIAAVIIGIYITSKVFNLILDFYVEKKNLEKTRGSLHDFVPLIRNVFLITIIIIGLLIVLNRFNVNVSGIIATLGVGSLAIALAAQETLANMIAGFVILIDRPFREGDRIKLPGGEIGDVYEIGMRSTKILDFDNNLIIIPNTDLVKSKIQNMTYPNNISRVFVDVDVAYDTDINLAKKILVEIAKSHPLTLPEVEPVVFVTNFAQSGISLRLICRTDDYKNVYQMQSDFREEILRKFSEHKIEIPYLQVVIRNPQS is encoded by the coding sequence ATGATTCTATTATCGATTCATAAATTTCTTGAAAACATACTAAGGGATTTGATTCTTGTTGATATATCTATTGCTTTGTTTATACTTATCGGTTCAATTTTGTTTGGGAAGGTATTGAATTTTGTTTTTAGAGTCATTCTTCGGCCAATTTTTAAAAAAACCAAAACTACCCTTGATGATCGAATTTTAGAATTATTGATAAAATTTGATAATCGGGTTTTCAGTGTTCTAGGTTTGTACTTAGGATCAGTTTATTTCCACAGCAGGATTAAAAATGAAAATGCATTAAAAAATTTAATTTCTGTTGATACTTATAATTTTCTCACTGGATTTTTTGAAATCGTATATCAGTTGCTTTTCATTGCTGCGGTAATTATTGGCATTTACATCACTTCAAAAGTATTTAATCTTATACTCGATTTTTATGTTGAAAAGAAAAATTTAGAAAAGACACGAGGCTCACTTCATGATTTTGTACCTCTTATTAGAAATGTCTTTTTAATAACGATTATTATAATTGGGCTACTAATTGTACTTAACCGATTTAATGTAAACGTGAGTGGAATTATCGCCACTCTTGGTGTAGGTTCACTTGCGATTGCACTTGCAGCTCAAGAAACTCTTGCCAATATGATTGCTGGTTTCGTGATTTTAATTGATAGACCGTTTAGAGAAGGCGATAGAATTAAATTACCCGGTGGTGAAATTGGTGATGTTTATGAAATCGGGATGAGAAGTACAAAAATTCTGGACTTTGATAATAATCTCATAATTATTCCAAACACCGATCTTGTAAAATCAAAAATCCAGAATATGACTTATCCAAATAATATCTCAAGAGTTTTTGTCGATGTTGATGTTGCTTATGACACTGATATTAATCTTGCTAAAAAGATCTTAGTAGAAATTGCAAAATCTCACCCATTAACTCTTCCCGAAGTTGAGCCAGTAGTTTTTGTTACCAATTTTGCTCAAAGCGGTATATCATTGCGTTTAATTTGTCGTACAGATGATTATAAAAATGTCTATCAGATGCAAAGTGATTTCAGAGAAGAAATTCTGAGAAAATTTTCTGAACATAAAATCGAAATTCCTTATTTGCAGGTAGTCATCAGAAATCCTCAAAGCTAA
- a CDS encoding polysaccharide deacetylase family protein, which produces MLSKNFFASFLILLYPVFCFSNSWIRINQLGYEPGAVKVAVLISEENIQLKSFQILDAVTDKVVFKSNKVFSEGQWQKFQSTFRLNFSEFNKEGVYYIKVGKIKSPIFRIANGLYNGSADFLLQYIRQQQCGYNPFLKDSCHTHDGFIVYHPEKEGKHIDVVGGWHDASDYLRYVTTSATTTFHLLFAYYKNPQAFQDKYDASGNFGSDGIPDVLNSARWGIDWLLKMNPAKNEMYHQVADDRDHLGFRLPTEDTVSYGKGLERPVYFLNGEPQGLFKYKNRTTGVSSTAAKFASTFAFASLLFNELDQRLAEVLNTKAIDAYEYALQKPGFTQTAPCRAPYFYEEENYFDDLELAAATLNFKNNGKYLEDAIRFGREEKITPWIGKDTARHYQWYPFLNLGHYFIVKSADEEFNREFIGYIKEGLKLIEKKSRSNPFRIGIPFIWCSNNLISSILIQFRLYNELTNDPEFLELEAAHRDWLFGCNPWGTSMIVGFPEWGDYPEDPHSAFSAIYSFPINGGLVDGPVYTSIYKNLIGIRLYKPDEYEQFQTDYIVYHDDYGDYSTNEPTLDGTASLITYLSFLHKSDKIKSERNLIRDQGGIIRFDTTQKKVYLIFSAHEFGEGLDTILKSLRKFDIKASFFFTGDFLRNKKFNGSIKQLIKDGHYLGPHSDKHLLYCDWKNRDSLLINQIEFLNDLKNNLRELRKFGISQKQIKYFLPPFEWYNQRISDWSKTFGLEVINFTPSTYTNADYTTPDMANYRSSEMILQQIDQKLNSSSDAMNGVILLIHCGTHPDRKDKFYNRLDDLILLLKNFGYEFETLN; this is translated from the coding sequence ATGTTGAGCAAAAACTTTTTCGCTTCTTTCTTGATTCTTCTGTATCCAGTTTTTTGTTTTTCAAATTCCTGGATTAGAATAAATCAACTAGGTTATGAACCAGGCGCTGTTAAAGTAGCGGTTTTGATTAGTGAAGAAAATATTCAATTGAAAAGTTTTCAAATTCTGGATGCAGTAACTGATAAAGTTGTATTTAAATCAAACAAAGTTTTCAGTGAAGGTCAATGGCAGAAATTTCAATCAACATTTAGATTGAATTTCAGTGAGTTTAATAAAGAAGGTGTTTATTACATAAAAGTCGGAAAGATAAAATCACCAATTTTTCGAATTGCGAATGGACTTTATAATGGTTCCGCAGACTTTCTTTTACAATACATCAGACAACAACAATGCGGTTACAATCCATTTCTGAAAGACTCCTGTCATACTCATGATGGCTTTATTGTTTATCATCCAGAAAAAGAAGGTAAACATATTGACGTTGTCGGCGGCTGGCATGATGCTTCTGATTATTTGAGATATGTAACGACTTCGGCAACTACAACATTTCATTTGTTGTTTGCTTATTATAAAAATCCACAAGCTTTTCAGGATAAATATGACGCCAGTGGTAATTTTGGCTCAGACGGAATTCCTGATGTCTTAAATTCAGCTCGATGGGGAATTGACTGGCTTCTGAAGATGAATCCAGCAAAAAATGAAATGTATCATCAAGTTGCGGATGATAGAGATCATTTAGGCTTTAGATTGCCAACAGAAGATACAGTAAGTTATGGTAAAGGACTCGAAAGGCCTGTTTATTTTCTTAATGGTGAACCTCAGGGTTTGTTCAAGTATAAAAACAGAACAACGGGAGTTTCATCTACTGCAGCAAAATTTGCATCTACTTTTGCATTTGCAAGTCTATTATTTAATGAACTCGATCAACGCTTGGCAGAAGTTTTAAATACAAAAGCTATTGATGCTTATGAGTATGCTCTCCAGAAACCAGGATTTACGCAAACTGCTCCGTGCCGTGCTCCATATTTTTATGAAGAAGAGAACTATTTTGATGATCTTGAACTCGCTGCCGCAACTTTGAATTTCAAGAATAACGGAAAATATCTTGAGGATGCAATTAGATTTGGTAGAGAAGAAAAAATTACTCCCTGGATTGGAAAAGATACAGCACGTCACTATCAATGGTATCCTTTCTTAAATCTTGGCCATTATTTTATTGTAAAATCAGCAGATGAAGAATTTAATAGAGAGTTTATTGGATACATTAAGGAAGGATTGAAATTGATTGAGAAGAAATCTAGAAGTAATCCTTTTAGAATTGGAATACCTTTTATCTGGTGTTCAAACAACTTAATCTCATCAATTTTAATTCAATTTAGATTATATAACGAGCTTACCAATGATCCCGAATTCTTAGAATTAGAAGCGGCGCATCGTGACTGGTTATTCGGATGCAATCCCTGGGGAACAAGTATGATCGTTGGATTTCCCGAGTGGGGTGATTATCCCGAAGATCCACATTCAGCATTTTCTGCGATATATAGCTTCCCCATCAATGGTGGATTAGTTGATGGACCTGTCTATACATCAATCTATAAAAATTTGATAGGTATCAGATTGTATAAACCAGACGAATATGAACAATTTCAAACAGATTACATTGTATATCATGATGATTATGGAGATTATTCAACAAATGAACCAACATTAGATGGTACAGCAAGCTTGATAACTTATTTATCTTTTCTTCATAAATCGGATAAAATAAAATCGGAAAGGAATTTAATAAGAGATCAAGGTGGAATAATCCGATTTGATACAACACAGAAAAAAGTGTATTTAATTTTTTCAGCTCACGAATTTGGTGAGGGACTTGATACAATTCTAAAGAGTTTAAGAAAATTCGATATTAAAGCTTCATTCTTCTTCACAGGTGATTTTCTCAGAAATAAAAAATTTAATGGCTCGATTAAGCAATTGATTAAAGATGGTCATTATCTTGGTCCGCATTCAGACAAACATTTACTTTATTGCGATTGGAAGAACAGAGACTCGCTTTTGATTAATCAAATTGAATTTCTCAACGATTTGAAAAATAATCTTAGAGAATTAAGAAAATTCGGTATTAGCCAGAAGCAAATAAAATATTTTTTACCTCCCTTTGAATGGTATAATCAAAGAATTTCAGATTGGTCAAAAACTTTTGGATTAGAGGTTATTAATTTTACTCCGTCAACATATACTAACGCAGATTATACAACTCCTGATATGGCAAATTATAGAAGCTCTGAAATGATACTTCAGCAAATAGATCAAAAACTCAATTCAAGTTCTGATGCAATGAATGGTGTAATCTTATTAATTCATTGTGGAACTCATCCAGATCGAAAGGATAAGTTTTATAATAGACTGGATGATTTAATACTTTTATTGAAAAATTTTGGATATGAATTTGAAACGTTGAATTAA
- a CDS encoding NADH dehydrogenase subunit, giving the protein MLSQKLKQMGVVGAGGAGFPTYVKAQANVEFVIANGAECEPLIHKDLELMKHYPEKIIHGMKLMMEATNARKGKFGIKEKHTDAIEEISKHFKSLPIDFTFLGDFYPSGDEYEVVYAATGRLIPPAGIPLQVGCVVNNVETLFNISNAAEDKPVTKKIVSISGEVKNPKAFWVPIGTTFRDLIELAGGVTVKDFAIIVSGLMMGSITFDLDDVVTKTTAGLIILPKDHFLVTRKTQPPENRNRIGKSACDQCSYCTEFCPRYLLGYEVMPHKVMRSLGFTLTGEAIWNQWAELCCACGLCTLYACPEDLFPKEACDKAKYDMRQAGIKFTQTKPVVVHPMKESRRVPQSQLRKRLKVDQYDVETPFEEIDFIPDEVKIKLQQHIGKPAKPVVSIGDYVKEGQTIGIVDESDLGVYIHSSINGKVIEVNQEFIRIQKS; this is encoded by the coding sequence ATGCTTTCACAAAAATTAAAACAAATGGGTGTTGTCGGGGCTGGTGGTGCTGGCTTCCCAACTTATGTAAAAGCTCAGGCAAATGTTGAATTCGTAATTGCTAATGGTGCTGAATGTGAACCACTAATACATAAAGATCTTGAACTAATGAAACATTATCCTGAAAAAATTATTCACGGCATGAAGCTGATGATGGAAGCCACAAATGCCCGAAAGGGAAAATTTGGAATCAAAGAAAAACACACCGATGCAATTGAAGAAATTTCTAAACATTTCAAAAGTTTACCCATTGATTTTACATTTCTAGGTGACTTTTATCCATCGGGTGATGAATATGAAGTCGTTTATGCAGCAACAGGAAGATTGATTCCACCAGCTGGAATCCCCCTTCAAGTTGGCTGCGTTGTTAATAATGTGGAAACGCTTTTTAATATTTCAAATGCAGCGGAAGATAAGCCAGTTACCAAAAAAATTGTTTCCATCTCAGGTGAAGTTAAAAATCCTAAAGCATTCTGGGTTCCAATCGGAACTACTTTCAGAGATTTGATTGAACTTGCTGGTGGAGTAACTGTAAAAGATTTTGCAATAATTGTCTCCGGATTAATGATGGGATCAATAACTTTTGATCTGGATGATGTCGTAACTAAAACTACGGCGGGACTAATCATACTTCCCAAAGATCATTTTCTTGTGACTCGAAAAACTCAACCACCTGAAAATAGAAATCGTATTGGTAAATCTGCTTGTGATCAATGTAGCTATTGCACTGAGTTTTGTCCACGATATTTACTCGGTTATGAAGTAATGCCCCATAAAGTTATGAGAAGTCTCGGCTTCACTTTAACAGGAGAAGCAATCTGGAATCAATGGGCTGAGCTTTGCTGTGCTTGTGGTTTGTGCACTCTCTATGCTTGTCCGGAAGATTTATTTCCTAAGGAAGCTTGTGATAAAGCAAAATATGATATGCGTCAGGCTGGAATAAAATTTACTCAAACAAAACCAGTTGTTGTTCATCCAATGAAAGAATCTCGACGCGTACCTCAATCACAACTTCGAAAGAGATTAAAAGTTGATCAATACGATGTTGAAACTCCTTTTGAGGAAATTGATTTCATCCCTGATGAAGTAAAAATTAAATTGCAGCAGCATATTGGCAAACCAGCAAAACCTGTTGTGTCTATTGGTGATTATGTAAAAGAAGGTCAGACAATTGGAATTGTTGATGAGTCAGATCTTGGAGTTTACATTCACTCAAGCATTAATGGAAAAGTAATAGAGGTAAACCAGGAATTTATAAGAATTCAAAAATCATAA
- a CDS encoding serine/threonine-protein phosphatase — translation MDQRKLYRTIEKITSQPAETEEQILINVLKEVVASPEFNVKGGRIWKLTPSKTKYKLIAQEGAVDKIRDGFTINVSDYPIFEVIAKERTVLATETNEYLRRKGIFKYSATGVGEKVKGEKFPLYQYLMAFSADEINEDLFYTLNIIGTAVTATLRNRKLEKRSKQLIEDIDDAAELQKRILPAHDFKFAGYEMFGISIPDRIVGGDFFDYLEVGDDNDRLGVAVADVANKGFAAAAEAFYVSAALRMGVSYQTQLSSLMKRLNNLVYKIFPNDRFVSLFYIELTSDASGYCTYCNAGHNSPILFRARTKTVELLESTGPLIGPAFNSKFKTSIVRLEKGDSLIIYTDGISEAMNEEGEEYGEERLIAKVQELHDRSAKEITQLLIEDVQKFSARASYSDDKTIVTLKRVE, via the coding sequence ATGGATCAAAGAAAACTTTACAGAACAATAGAAAAAATTACCAGTCAACCTGCAGAGACAGAAGAACAAATTTTAATTAATGTTTTAAAGGAAGTCGTTGCGAGTCCCGAATTCAATGTCAAAGGCGGAAGAATCTGGAAACTTACTCCATCTAAAACAAAATATAAATTGATTGCTCAGGAAGGTGCTGTTGACAAAATTAGAGATGGGTTTACGATAAATGTTTCTGACTATCCGATTTTTGAAGTTATTGCAAAAGAAAGAACTGTACTTGCAACAGAAACAAATGAATATTTAAGAAGGAAAGGAATATTTAAATATTCAGCAACTGGTGTTGGTGAAAAAGTAAAAGGTGAGAAATTTCCATTGTATCAATATCTTATGGCATTTTCGGCAGATGAGATCAATGAAGATTTATTCTATACTTTGAATATTATTGGAACTGCCGTTACTGCAACACTCCGAAATCGAAAACTGGAAAAAAGATCAAAACAATTAATTGAAGATATTGATGACGCAGCCGAACTCCAGAAAAGAATATTACCTGCTCACGATTTCAAATTTGCAGGTTATGAGATGTTTGGAATTTCAATTCCAGATAGAATTGTTGGAGGTGATTTCTTCGATTACCTTGAAGTTGGTGATGATAACGATAGGTTGGGAGTTGCAGTTGCTGATGTTGCGAATAAAGGATTTGCAGCAGCTGCCGAAGCTTTTTATGTTTCTGCAGCCTTGCGAATGGGTGTGAGTTACCAGACACAATTATCTTCTTTAATGAAAAGATTGAATAATCTTGTTTATAAAATATTTCCAAATGATAGATTTGTATCTCTGTTTTATATTGAATTAACTAGTGATGCGAGTGGCTACTGCACATATTGTAATGCAGGTCACAATAGCCCGATTCTTTTTCGTGCACGAACAAAAACAGTTGAATTACTTGAATCGACAGGACCATTGATTGGACCTGCGTTTAATTCGAAATTTAAAACATCAATAGTTAGATTGGAGAAAGGAGATTCACTTATAATTTATACTGATGGAATTTCCGAAGCTATGAATGAAGAAGGTGAGGAATATGGAGAGGAAAGACTAATTGCAAAGGTTCAAGAATTGCACGATAGATCAGCAAAAGAAATAACTCAGCTTTTAATTGAAGATGTTCAGAAGTTTAGTGCTCGCGCAAGCTACTCGGATGATAAGACAATAGTGACTTTGAAGAGAGTAGAATGA
- a CDS encoding orotate phosphoribosyltransferase — translation MTKEEKLEIFKKVGALQEGHFLLSSGLHSNIYFQCALILQYPELTTLFCKEIADYFSDFGFETVISPAIGGILVGQEVARLLNKRSIFTERTDGQMSLRRGFKIKEGEKVLICEDVVTTAKSTKEVLEVVESFNGVAIGLGSIVDRTREKPQLGFPFFSTIRIEAETYEPENCPLCKQNIPFVKPGSRK, via the coding sequence ATGACAAAAGAAGAGAAACTCGAGATATTTAAAAAAGTTGGAGCTCTTCAAGAAGGACACTTCCTTCTTAGCTCAGGACTACATAGCAACATTTATTTTCAATGTGCATTGATACTTCAATATCCAGAGTTGACAACTTTGTTTTGTAAAGAGATCGCTGACTATTTTTCAGATTTCGGATTTGAAACAGTTATATCTCCAGCAATTGGTGGAATTTTGGTAGGGCAGGAAGTTGCAAGATTATTAAATAAAAGATCTATATTTACTGAAAGAACCGATGGTCAGATGAGTCTCCGAAGAGGATTTAAAATAAAAGAAGGTGAAAAAGTTTTGATCTGTGAAGATGTAGTTACCACTGCGAAATCAACCAAAGAAGTTCTGGAAGTTGTTGAATCGTTCAATGGTGTTGCAATTGGACTTGGATCGATAGTCGATAGAACAAGAGAAAAGCCTCAACTCGGTTTTCCTTTCTTCAGCACAATTAGAATTGAAGCCGAAACTTATGAACCAGAAAATTGTCCACTCTGTAAACAAAATATTCCATTTGTAAAACCTGGGAGTAGAAAATGA
- a CDS encoding HNH endonuclease yields the protein MSVDRPTIRDLIMEYFIKHPNNEIPHGPVVDYVENEYLKLYNRKPRDTWREIRLVHQEGILIKVKKGIYKYDPEAVIKRELYVFPEDVKQEIFNRDNYRCVVCGRGKADGVEIHADHIKPFDKGGDNTIENGQTLCSEHNFLKKNYGQTEFGKRLFKRLYENAMKNNDERMIKFCEAILDVYDEFKINGHIEVKRGRISKKN from the coding sequence ATGTCGGTTGACAGGCCTACCATTCGTGATCTAATTATGGAATATTTTATAAAACACCCAAATAATGAAATACCTCATGGACCTGTTGTCGATTATGTAGAAAATGAATATCTAAAATTATATAACAGAAAGCCACGAGATACCTGGCGAGAGATCAGGCTTGTACATCAAGAAGGAATATTGATTAAGGTTAAAAAAGGTATTTATAAGTATGATCCAGAAGCTGTCATTAAAAGAGAATTATACGTGTTCCCTGAGGATGTAAAACAAGAAATATTTAATAGAGATAATTACAGATGTGTTGTATGTGGACGTGGTAAAGCTGATGGTGTTGAAATTCATGCTGATCATATAAAACCTTTTGATAAAGGTGGTGATAATACCATCGAAAATGGTCAAACTTTATGCTCGGAACATAATTTCTTAAAGAAAAATTATGGTCAAACAGAATTTGGTAAGAGATTATTTAAGAGACTTTATGAAAATGCAATGAAAAATAATGATGAAAGAATGATTAAATTTTGTGAAGCGATTTTGGATGTTTATGATGAATTTAAAATTAATGGACATATAGAAGTAAAAAGAGGACGAATAAGTAAGAAAAATTAA
- a CDS encoding 4a-hydroxytetrahydrobiopterin dehydratase encodes MEKLSIKEIENHLSGMKNWFIENDTIVKNFVFVNFKEAMKFVNKVADLAEEVNHHPDIKIFGYRNVTINLSTHSAGGVTIKDIELAKKIDELYFS; translated from the coding sequence ATGGAAAAATTATCAATCAAAGAAATTGAGAATCATTTGAGTGGGATGAAAAACTGGTTTATTGAAAATGATACTATAGTTAAAAATTTCGTTTTCGTGAATTTCAAAGAAGCAATGAAATTCGTCAATAAGGTCGCTGATCTGGCAGAAGAAGTAAATCATCATCCCGATATAAAAATTTTTGGATACAGAAATGTCACAATTAATCTTTCAACACATAGTGCTGGTGGAGTAACTATAAAGGATATTGAACTCGCAAAAAAAATTGATGAGTTATATTTCTCATGA